In Kitasatospora gansuensis, a genomic segment contains:
- a CDS encoding M48 family metallopeptidase produces MPTPAVAPVAPHDPSPSVCPDCAAVLEADERFPVWCPACEWNLQPAEPVRELTPKQRRRAERAERRAKAGKRKFQARVEGLFDALLNGDAAAVGRDWLLAATLAGAVHLVSLTVLGGSTALLLFGTWPLRAVAVCCLGLGFLLRPRFGRIRPDETYLTRAEAPALYALADRVAAAVGARPVDHIRADGRFNASFRRAGLRRRSVLSIGLPLWSTLTPSQRVAVLGHEFGHDVNGDHRRGIWLNWALTALEEWHLIIQPTSFLARLLLAAPKWLTGRLLELMDRLTVRSGQAAEYRADELSARVTSVETARQTLEALLLRPSAETVQLRYRSLPRQRSGPNAGRPEADLWAELGALAGSLTPLERERRLRLSVREAGAVDSTHPPTHLRIKLIGRRPVDAHPVLFGAAEQAAVEAELAPARDRLVRELLPG; encoded by the coding sequence ATGCCCACCCCTGCCGTCGCGCCCGTCGCGCCTCACGACCCGAGCCCGAGCGTCTGCCCGGACTGTGCCGCCGTACTGGAGGCCGACGAGCGGTTCCCGGTCTGGTGCCCGGCCTGCGAGTGGAACCTGCAACCGGCCGAGCCCGTCCGGGAGCTGACTCCGAAGCAGCGCCGCCGGGCCGAGCGCGCGGAACGCCGCGCGAAGGCCGGGAAGCGCAAGTTCCAGGCCCGGGTGGAGGGACTGTTCGACGCCCTGCTGAACGGTGATGCCGCGGCCGTCGGCCGGGACTGGCTGCTGGCGGCGACCCTGGCCGGGGCGGTGCACCTGGTCTCGCTGACCGTGCTGGGCGGCTCGACGGCGCTGTTGCTGTTCGGGACCTGGCCGCTGCGCGCGGTCGCGGTCTGCTGCCTGGGGCTCGGCTTCCTGCTCCGCCCCCGGTTCGGCCGGATCCGCCCCGACGAGACCTACCTGACCCGGGCCGAGGCGCCCGCGCTGTACGCCCTGGCGGACCGGGTGGCGGCGGCGGTGGGTGCCCGGCCGGTCGACCACATCCGGGCCGACGGGAGGTTCAACGCCTCGTTCCGCCGGGCCGGGCTGCGCCGCCGGAGCGTGCTGTCGATCGGGCTGCCGCTCTGGAGCACGCTCACCCCGTCGCAGCGGGTCGCCGTGCTGGGGCACGAGTTCGGGCACGACGTGAACGGCGACCACCGGCGCGGCATCTGGTTGAACTGGGCGCTGACCGCGCTGGAGGAGTGGCACCTGATCATCCAGCCGACCAGCTTCCTCGCCCGGCTGCTGCTGGCGGCGCCGAAGTGGCTGACCGGGCGGCTGCTGGAACTGATGGACCGGCTCACCGTGCGATCCGGCCAGGCCGCCGAGTACCGGGCCGACGAGCTGTCGGCCCGGGTGACCTCGGTCGAGACCGCTCGGCAGACCCTCGAGGCGCTGCTGCTCCGCCCGAGCGCCGAGACGGTGCAGCTCCGCTACCGCAGCCTGCCGAGGCAGCGCAGCGGCCCGAACGCCGGTCGCCCCGAGGCGGACCTGTGGGCCGAACTCGGCGCGCTGGCCGGCAGCCTGACCCCGCTGGAGCGGGAGCGCCGACTGCGGCTGTCCGTCCGGGAAGCCGGTGCGGTGGACTCCACCCACCCGCCGACCCACCTCCGGATCAAGCTGATCGGCCGCCGCCCCGTCGACGCGCACCCGGTGCTGTTCGGCGCGGCCGAGCAGGCGGCGGTGGAAGCCGAGCTGGCACCGGCCCGGGACCGGTTGGTCCGCGAGCTGCTGCCGGGCTGA
- a CDS encoding ABC transporter ATP-binding protein codes for MTELSQDPGEPDVRSAGRYLWWLAVSQRRRVAAGAVFGTVWMLGLVLPSYLLSRAVDDGLKAGRPGALVGWSLALVVVGTTTALIGVARHRTMTKVRMDATFRTVRVVVRQAVRLGSVLSGQTAAGEVVTIGVADVQRMSATLTMTGPGVGAVITYLVVAALLLDISPLLAALVLLGVPLLALLIGPMLGRLQGAEARYRERQGRLAGRFEDMVGGLRVLHGLGGKEVYAARYRHDSQQQLTDGYRVGAVTSWIQSLGAGLPILFLAAVTWVAARLAAQGSITVGELVAVYGYTAALNIPVWFMIEGGQDLSRALVAARRTVRFLSLTPRQDGSDVPAPEGAEPLRDLESGVEVAPGRFTVLACARPGDSAAVVDRLARFTDAEGCTWGTVGLDQVGLATVRERILIADNEAALFAGSLRELLTGRQEQEDKALLEALEAAAALDVMRGLPAGFESTVDAEGRNLSGGQRQRLRLARALLADPEILLAVEPTSAVDSHTEAAMAAGLRAFRAGRTTLVTSTSPLLLDRADTVVHLVDGRVAATGPHRELLRDHPGYRALVTRDEPATSLPAPRTAEESVR; via the coding sequence GTGACCGAGCTGAGTCAGGACCCGGGCGAGCCGGACGTGCGCAGTGCCGGGCGGTACCTCTGGTGGCTGGCGGTCAGTCAGCGCAGACGGGTGGCCGCGGGGGCGGTGTTCGGCACGGTCTGGATGCTGGGTCTGGTCCTCCCGTCCTACCTGCTGTCCCGCGCGGTCGACGACGGGCTGAAGGCGGGCCGCCCCGGCGCGCTGGTCGGCTGGTCGCTGGCGCTGGTGGTGGTCGGGACGACCACCGCGCTGATCGGCGTCGCCCGGCACCGCACGATGACCAAGGTCCGGATGGACGCCACCTTCCGTACCGTCCGGGTGGTGGTCCGGCAGGCCGTCCGGCTCGGGTCGGTGCTGTCCGGGCAGACGGCCGCCGGTGAGGTGGTGACCATCGGTGTCGCCGACGTGCAGCGGATGAGCGCGACCCTGACCATGACCGGACCGGGCGTCGGCGCGGTGATCACGTACCTGGTGGTCGCGGCGCTGCTGCTGGACATCTCCCCGCTGCTGGCGGCCTTGGTGCTGCTCGGTGTACCGCTGCTCGCGCTGCTGATCGGGCCGATGCTCGGCCGGCTCCAGGGCGCGGAGGCCAGGTACCGCGAGCGGCAGGGCAGGCTGGCGGGCCGGTTCGAGGACATGGTCGGCGGGCTGCGGGTGCTGCACGGGCTCGGTGGCAAGGAGGTGTACGCCGCCCGGTACCGGCACGACTCGCAGCAGCAACTGACGGACGGCTACCGGGTCGGCGCGGTGACCAGCTGGATCCAGTCGCTCGGCGCCGGGCTGCCGATCCTGTTCCTGGCGGCCGTGACCTGGGTGGCCGCCCGGCTGGCGGCGCAGGGCAGCATCACGGTCGGCGAGCTGGTCGCGGTGTACGGGTACACGGCGGCGCTGAACATCCCGGTCTGGTTCATGATCGAGGGCGGCCAGGACCTCAGCCGGGCGCTGGTGGCCGCCCGGCGTACGGTGCGGTTCCTCTCCCTGACCCCCCGTCAGGACGGCTCGGACGTTCCGGCCCCGGAGGGCGCCGAGCCGCTGCGCGATCTCGAGTCGGGGGTCGAGGTGGCCCCCGGCCGGTTCACCGTGCTGGCCTGCGCCCGGCCCGGCGACTCCGCTGCGGTGGTCGACCGGCTGGCCCGGTTCACCGACGCCGAGGGCTGTACCTGGGGCACCGTCGGGCTGGACCAGGTCGGGCTGGCGACCGTGCGCGAGCGGATCCTGATCGCCGACAACGAGGCGGCGCTGTTCGCCGGGTCGCTCCGGGAACTGCTCACCGGTCGTCAGGAGCAGGAGGACAAGGCGCTGCTGGAGGCCCTCGAAGCGGCGGCCGCGCTGGACGTGATGCGCGGGCTGCCCGCCGGGTTCGAGTCGACCGTGGACGCTGAGGGCCGCAACCTGTCCGGCGGCCAGCGGCAGCGGCTGCGACTGGCCCGGGCGCTGCTCGCCGACCCGGAGATCCTGCTCGCGGTCGAGCCGACCTCGGCCGTCGACTCGCACACCGAGGCGGCGATGGCCGCCGGGCTGCGGGCCTTCCGCGCGGGCCGCACCACCCTGGTCACCAGTACCTCGCCGCTGCTCCTCGACCGGGCCGACACCGTCGTCCACCTGGTGGACGGGCGGGTGGCGGCCACCGGTCCGCACCGCGAGCTGCTCCGCGACCACCCCGGCTACCGGGCCCTGGTCACCCGGGACGAGCCCGCCACTTCGCTGCCCGCCCCGCGCACCGCCGAGGAGTCCGTCCGATGA
- a CDS encoding ABC transporter ATP-binding protein has translation MTTAPTGAAHQLPVAGVPEVRRAARELIRQDRRALAGVMALNVLAAAAGLAGPALLGRIIDRVGAGAGAAAVDRLALAVLVCALLQLLLTRQARYLGHRIGERTSARVRERFVERALDLPPTVVERAGTGDLTARGTTDVAEVGTMLRDSAPRVFIAVLEVLFILGAVLLINPLLGACGALGLSGIWFGTRWYLRRARTAYLTEGAANSAVAEVLAATAAGARTVEALGLQQRRTAAAETVIATARRARLRTLYLRSVFFPVIDASYLVPVAIVLLIGGPLHAHGVLSLGAVVATAMYLRRLADPLDVVLLQVEQLQSSGASFARVEGIGTAPRTGTGGAGTPVDDRIEVTGVRYGYDGGPDVLHGVELTVRPGERLAVVGPSGSGKSTLSRLLAGMDRPRAGSVTVGGVPIADLDPEALRRQVVLVTQEHHVFLGTLRDNLRIAAPEAGDDDLLAALDAVGWAHPLPDGLDTELGPAGHRLDGAQSQQLALARVVLADPHTLILDEATALLDPTAARATERALAAVLEGRTVIAVAHRLHTAHDADRVAVMEDGRLTELGSHHELVAAGGPYAALWRSWQQ, from the coding sequence ATGACCACCGCACCCACCGGCGCCGCCCACCAGCTCCCGGTCGCGGGCGTGCCCGAGGTGCGCCGCGCCGCTCGGGAGCTGATCCGGCAGGACCGCCGGGCGTTGGCCGGGGTCATGGCCCTGAACGTGCTGGCCGCCGCTGCGGGCCTGGCCGGTCCCGCGCTGCTCGGCCGGATCATCGACCGGGTCGGCGCCGGTGCCGGGGCGGCCGCCGTGGACCGGCTCGCGCTGGCGGTGCTGGTCTGCGCCCTGCTGCAGCTGCTGCTCACCCGGCAGGCCCGCTACCTCGGCCACCGGATCGGCGAACGGACCTCCGCCCGGGTCCGGGAACGGTTCGTCGAGCGGGCCCTCGACCTGCCGCCGACCGTGGTCGAACGCGCGGGCACCGGCGATCTGACGGCCCGTGGCACCACCGACGTGGCGGAGGTCGGCACCATGCTGCGGGACTCCGCGCCCCGGGTCTTCATCGCCGTGCTCGAGGTGCTGTTCATCCTCGGCGCGGTCCTGCTGATCAACCCGCTGCTCGGCGCCTGCGGTGCCCTCGGGCTCTCCGGCATCTGGTTCGGCACCCGCTGGTACCTGCGTCGGGCCCGCACGGCGTACCTGACCGAGGGCGCGGCCAACTCCGCCGTCGCCGAGGTGCTGGCCGCCACCGCCGCCGGGGCCAGGACGGTGGAGGCCCTCGGTCTCCAGCAGCGCCGGACCGCCGCCGCCGAGACGGTGATCGCCACCGCCCGGCGGGCCCGGTTGCGGACGCTGTACCTGCGCAGCGTGTTCTTCCCGGTGATCGACGCCTCCTACCTGGTCCCGGTGGCGATCGTGCTGCTGATCGGCGGCCCGTTGCACGCGCACGGCGTGCTGAGCCTGGGCGCCGTGGTGGCCACCGCGATGTACCTGCGCCGGCTGGCCGACCCGCTGGACGTGGTGCTGCTCCAGGTCGAGCAACTCCAGAGCAGCGGCGCCTCGTTCGCCCGGGTGGAGGGGATCGGCACCGCCCCGAGGACCGGGACCGGCGGCGCCGGCACGCCGGTGGACGACCGGATCGAGGTCACCGGCGTCCGCTACGGCTACGACGGCGGCCCGGACGTGCTGCACGGCGTGGAGCTGACGGTCCGTCCGGGCGAACGGCTCGCTGTGGTGGGCCCGTCCGGCTCGGGGAAGAGCACCCTGAGCCGCCTGCTGGCCGGGATGGACCGGCCGCGGGCCGGCAGTGTGACGGTCGGCGGGGTGCCGATCGCGGACCTCGACCCGGAGGCGCTGCGCCGCCAGGTCGTGCTGGTCACCCAGGAGCACCACGTCTTCCTCGGCACCCTGCGGGACAACCTGCGGATCGCCGCCCCCGAGGCCGGGGACGACGACCTGCTGGCCGCGCTGGACGCGGTGGGCTGGGCGCACCCGCTGCCGGACGGCCTGGACACCGAGCTCGGCCCGGCCGGTCACCGGCTGGACGGCGCCCAGTCCCAGCAGCTCGCGCTGGCCCGGGTGGTGCTGGCCGACCCGCACACGCTGATCCTGGACGAGGCGACCGCCCTGCTCGACCCGACCGCCGCCCGGGCCACCGAACGCGCGCTGGCCGCCGTACTGGAGGGCCGGACGGTGATCGCGGTGGCGCACCGGCTGCACACCGCGCACGACGCCGACCGGGTGGCCGTGATGGAGGACGGCCGGCTCACCGAGCTCGGCAGCCACCACGAACTGGTCGCCGCGGGCGGTCCGTACGCGGCGCTCTGGCGGTCCTGGCAGCAGTGA
- a CDS encoding APC family permease produces MTERTVPSSDAERLAALGYRQELRRSLGVLGNISMGFAVVSPVVGLYAVAQVGMSIQGGAWIWALPVCLLGQLLVVAVYSELASQWPLAGGAYQWARRLVGPGFAWMSGWLWQFAVMFANTTVAYLAAPWLFALVGATPTPVGLVLVAAAFMLCCTLVNAYGINLLRWFVSAGIAAELIASVLVGLALLLFFRQHGFALLTDTLDASAVTGTGGLGSLLAVIAVGGWAFIGFDACVSTAEETKDAARQVPRAMRWALLSVGVVVILNAVSVVLAHPDPAAVIAGQDLDPVTTAVVTGFGDWSAKPFVLVVVVSFTACLMASQGGAARGLYSLARDGVFPFSRQVRKVNRRQAPIGGLVAATLVSAAALPLGLESTAIGSLITFGSAATFLPFFLLSVAALTARLRGTWRPAGAVSLGRWGTPVNLLAVLWTGFEVVNICWPRAVLVPPGAPWYQVWAALLGVGLVTLTGLGYLLVRRPQRLMTAQPEPELATA; encoded by the coding sequence ATGACCGAGAGAACCGTCCCCTCCTCCGACGCCGAGCGGCTGGCCGCCCTCGGCTACCGCCAGGAGCTGCGCCGCAGCCTCGGCGTGCTCGGCAACATCTCGATGGGCTTCGCCGTGGTCTCCCCCGTGGTGGGCCTCTACGCGGTGGCCCAGGTCGGCATGAGCATCCAGGGCGGTGCCTGGATCTGGGCCCTGCCGGTCTGCCTGCTCGGCCAGCTGCTGGTGGTCGCGGTCTACTCCGAGCTCGCCTCGCAGTGGCCGCTGGCCGGCGGCGCGTACCAGTGGGCCCGGCGGCTGGTCGGGCCCGGCTTCGCCTGGATGAGCGGCTGGCTCTGGCAGTTCGCGGTGATGTTCGCCAACACCACGGTCGCCTACCTGGCCGCGCCCTGGCTCTTCGCCCTGGTCGGGGCCACCCCGACCCCGGTCGGGCTGGTGCTGGTGGCCGCCGCGTTCATGCTCTGCTGCACGCTGGTCAACGCCTACGGCATCAACCTGCTGCGCTGGTTCGTCTCGGCCGGGATCGCCGCCGAACTGATCGCCTCGGTGCTGGTCGGCCTGGCCCTGCTGCTGTTCTTCCGTCAGCACGGCTTCGCGCTGCTCACCGACACCCTGGACGCCTCCGCCGTCACCGGCACCGGCGGGCTCGGCTCGCTGCTCGCCGTGATCGCGGTCGGCGGCTGGGCCTTCATCGGCTTCGACGCCTGCGTCTCCACCGCCGAGGAGACCAAGGACGCCGCCCGCCAGGTGCCGCGCGCGATGCGCTGGGCGCTGCTCAGCGTGGGTGTCGTGGTGATCCTGAACGCCGTCTCGGTGGTGCTCGCGCACCCCGACCCGGCCGCCGTGATCGCCGGTCAGGACCTCGACCCGGTCACCACCGCCGTGGTGACCGGCTTCGGCGACTGGTCGGCCAAGCCCTTCGTGCTGGTGGTCGTGGTCAGCTTCACCGCCTGCCTGATGGCCTCCCAGGGCGGCGCTGCCCGGGGCCTGTACTCGCTCGCCCGGGACGGCGTCTTCCCGTTCTCCCGTCAGGTCCGCAAGGTGAACCGCCGTCAGGCCCCGATCGGCGGCCTGGTCGCCGCCACCCTGGTCAGCGCCGCCGCGCTGCCGCTCGGCCTGGAGTCCACCGCGATCGGCAGCCTGATCACCTTCGGCAGCGCGGCCACCTTCCTGCCGTTCTTCCTGCTCAGCGTGGCCGCGCTGACCGCCAGGCTGCGCGGCACCTGGCGCCCCGCCGGCGCCGTCTCGCTCGGCCGCTGGGGCACCCCGGTCAACCTGCTCGCCGTGCTGTGGACCGGCTTCGAGGTGGTCAACATCTGCTGGCCGCGCGCCGTCCTGGTGCCGCCCGGCGCCCCCTGGTACCAGGTCTGGGCCGCCCTGCTCGGCGTCGGCCTGGTCACCCTGACCGGCCTCGGCTACCTGCTGGTGCGCCGGCCGCAGCGCCTGATGACCGCTCAGCCCGAGCCGGAGCTCGCCACGGCCTGA
- a CDS encoding TetR/AcrR family transcriptional regulator C-terminal domain-containing protein, with protein sequence MGRPSRALLSREIIARAALAVVDEAGPDGLTMRALADRLGVKAASLYNHVAGKDELIDSLAELVNAEIDLAPLAGPEWRAGIAGYARGYRAVFRRHPNTIALLARRRVEADRQLLGYEALLAALGRAGLGPADAAEAAAALDYLVLGSALETFTAGFARPAEEYRPDYPSLADALTESAARGGGLDERGFELALGLLLDGLAARV encoded by the coding sequence GTGGGGCGACCCAGCAGGGCGCTGCTGAGCAGGGAGATCATCGCCAGGGCGGCGCTCGCCGTGGTGGACGAGGCCGGCCCGGACGGCCTCACCATGCGGGCGCTGGCCGACCGGCTCGGGGTCAAGGCCGCCTCGCTCTACAACCACGTGGCCGGGAAGGACGAGCTGATCGACTCGCTCGCCGAGCTGGTCAACGCCGAGATCGACCTCGCCCCGCTGGCCGGCCCGGAGTGGCGGGCGGGCATCGCCGGGTACGCCCGGGGCTACCGCGCGGTCTTCCGCCGACACCCCAACACGATCGCCCTGCTGGCCCGCCGCCGGGTCGAGGCGGACCGCCAACTGCTCGGCTACGAGGCACTGTTGGCCGCACTCGGCCGGGCCGGACTGGGGCCGGCCGACGCGGCGGAGGCGGCGGCCGCGCTGGACTACCTGGTGCTCGGCTCCGCGCTGGAGACCTTCACCGCCGGGTTCGCCCGCCCCGCCGAGGAGTACCGCCCTGACTACCCGTCACTGGCGGATGCGCTGACCGAATCGGCCGCCCGGGGCGGCGGGCTGGACGAGCGCGGCTTCGAACTGGCCCTCGGGCTGCTGCTGGACGGGCTGGCCGCCCGGGTCTGA
- a CDS encoding thioredoxin family protein, with translation MSTVELTTENFDEVIGGADDKNFVFIDFWAGWCGPCVRFAPVYEQAAERHSDIVFAKVDTEAQRELAAAFDIQSIPTLAIIRDGTLVFSQAGALPAPVLEDLIGKARELDMDEVRAKVAAEKAEQQ, from the coding sequence ATGAGCACCGTCGAACTGACCACCGAGAACTTCGACGAGGTGATCGGGGGCGCTGACGACAAGAACTTCGTCTTCATCGACTTCTGGGCCGGCTGGTGCGGCCCCTGCGTACGGTTCGCGCCGGTCTACGAGCAGGCCGCCGAGCGCCACTCCGACATCGTCTTCGCCAAGGTGGACACCGAGGCGCAGCGGGAGCTGGCGGCGGCCTTCGACATCCAGTCGATCCCGACCCTGGCGATCATCCGGGACGGCACGCTGGTCTTCTCCCAGGCGGGCGCCCTGCCCGCGCCGGTGCTGGAGGACCTGATCGGCAAGGCCCGCGAGCTGGACATGGACGAGGTCCGGGCCAAGGTTGCGGCGGAGAAGGCCGAGCAGCAGTAG